From Hypanus sabinus isolate sHypSab1 chromosome 21, sHypSab1.hap1, whole genome shotgun sequence:
CAGGATGGAGGGAAGATATCCTCTCGATCTTAGAGGGAAGAAATCCCCTCGGTCTTTGTTTAATCTGAAAATTTCCCATGCTTATCAATTTATTTTCTCTTGTCCCAGCTTCTCAAATGCACACAGATGGACAGGTGCCCTCTCATCTTTCTAAGTTTAGTCTTTTCCAAAATAGACAACTGAACCTTAAGCTCAGCATGTCCTCGATGAGAAATGTCACCCAATCATTGTGGATTCACTGGGCTCTTGGACAATTTTACCACctccagtactgtgcagaagtcttaggcatatgtatatatagctagagtgtctaagacttttgcacggtaccaTATATTATGACTTCCCAGATACCAAATAAAACTTAATACTACTGAGCTGAGTGCTCAGAACACCCTCACTATGTATACATGCCTAAGGCTTTCGGACAGTACTGCTCTGTACAATAGCAATTGCCAGCTACCCACATGCTAAAAATTTACTGTGAAAAGACACGCCAGTAGTTTGTAAACACGCAGCAAGTACGAGGAAGGTTATAGCTCTGATGTTTGTGGCACTAACGTTTCTGCATATTACACATATTGGAGTGAAAATTGTTCATGGTAAAATGTATGTTAAAATCCAGCAGCAAGAAAAAGCTGTTCTGATTTCTTATCTGTTCTCCCCTATCACCAATAGATTTAAAATGCTGCATTTACCCTTGTAACGAAAACAGTTTTACAAATTGTTCTTTACTAATTCAGCAGCACGAGAAACAAAGGAGGCAGGGCACTGTATTCATGTGAAAATCACAGAGTCGTACAGTACCACAGTGCAGAAGCAGGCCCTAGTCTGCACTGAACTGCTATTGAGtcaagtcccatcgacctgcacctggactgtatctcttcatacccctcccatccaagtacctatcctgGTGTTCCCTTCTCTCAAGTCCACCacttcactggcagctcattccacactcgcacctcCCTCCCAGTGAAGAGGATCCGAAAAGTCCACATGTCCTTTAACAGCAGCTGATACAAGGTGACACACATGTGAAAGAATCAGGCTCTGTCCAACTCTGCGTCTTCCCTTGTGCCATGAACTGCATCGTCTTGAGTTCAGGATGCCATCGTTTGAACTCCAtttcccagttaagcactttGCATGCTCACTCTACCAGCAGGTGTGGACCAGACTCCAGACAGAGGGAAGCACAGATGACTGACAGCATTTCCAtcattctctccccctctctcaatgTCCTTGTCTTTATCTCCAGCCCAGGAGAACGGTCCTTCTTGCAGAAAGAAATTGCCCCTTTTTATACTCTTTAAGATCCATCCAAAAGTCTTACATTAACTTTTGCCCCGGTGGGTTAGCTCCCTCGTACTTTCCCCGGTGGGATGGCTCCTGCGTACTTTCCCCGGTGGGTTGGCTCCCTCGTACTTTCCCCGGTGGGATGGCTCCCTCGTACTTGCCCCGGTGGGTTGGCTCCTGCGTACTTGCCCCGGTGGGTTGGCTCCTGCGTACTTTCCCCGGTGGGTTGGCTCCCTCGTACTTTCCCCGGTGGGTTGGCTCCCTCGTACTTTCCCACATCCCAGACTGATAATGTTATGCCTTACAAGTTTCCAGTTTGTGTTACACACTCGCCAAGGAGGAATCAAATTTAATTTTTTCCTTACAACCCTTTTAGCTatgtgtttcagacagcagacaGCAAGGTTTGGAGCGTGTGGAAGAAAGCTGTCCGTCCCAACGGTTTTCAGAAGTTCCTCACATTCGTCTTCCTGTCTGTGGCGTGCTTCCTACACCCGGTTCTGATCTGGCATGCGACTATTCCGGGTGAGTGTATTCCTCAATGAGTTATCGGCCTGTGAGTAGTTTCGCTGATCTCTTTGACCCCACCGTACTCAGTCTGTGCAGGAGGGCACGATATTATTCTCTGGCGTGATAGCAAGGTTTGTGATGGGTCATATCTCTGAGACCAGTGAAGGCGTAGAGTAACGTGACTGTGGAAGTGTACATAATCCACAACCACTGACTTTGGGTTGGCATTAAATTTTAAGAGGCTGCTCTGACATGATGACATAATTACAGAACTGGGTTTTACCGTAGCTTTATGTTCAGCTTTTTGAAGACCAATAAATGAGTTGTACATTTCTTTTCTTATACATAAAATGCCTtgtcattttatttgtgaaaacctacaaagGGACCAACCAGTCACTTACTGGAATTCGACACGAATTCCATTTCTCCGCACCTTCCCACCAGCTCCCCGCAGAATCAACCACTCACACACATGGTGCAGTTTACACTGGCCCTGCAAGCcttcacaatgctggaggaaaccagagcgcccagagaaaacccacgtgggCCCTGGGAGAGCGCACAAACTGCAGAGGCAACACTCtaacctccgagctgcccttctCACCGAATGCTGCCTGCTTTAGAGGGCGTGCTTTATGAGGATAGGTGGAGTGAGcccgggcttttctctttggaggatgacaggtgacctgatagaggtgtacaagatgataaaaggcagagATCAAGTGGATAACCAGGGacatttttcccagggcggaaatggaattttaaggtgattttaAGTAAGTATAGCGGGGAAGTCAGAGGAAATttattttacagagagtggtgaatatgtggaacagCCTCCCAGAGATGGTGGTAGATGCAAATACATTTGGGATATTTGAGAGACTTTCACATAGGCACATGGACGATAGAAAAGtgaagggttatgtgggagggaagagttagattgatgttggagtgggttaaaagactggcacaacactgtgggccaagggactgtgctgtgctgtgctagGTTCTATGTAACTCAGAATGGAGAGTTTTGTGCTGATTAGTGTGAGGAACGTCAGGAATCTGACAATTCCCATCTCTCTCCAGGTACAATGTTGATAATGAGTGGCCTCGCCTACTTTGTGCTCAACCTGAGGAAAAGGTTTCAAGTGAAAATCAAAGAGGGACCAGGCAACAGGAGGTGTCCCCAAGAGTATGCCACTGCCGTGGTCATCTCGGAGGCTGCGGAGATGGAGCAGATGTACAGCTTTCACCACCACTCTGGCAAGAGAAGCCGAGCCTTGATAAACCACTTGCAAGGTATCTTCAGACTTGGTTCTGAGAGACCTCCAGCCAGTGAACCCACCCAGAACTTTCCGGACAGAACAGCCACCTCCCCAGCCGGGAGCTTCAGGAGTAAAGGGCCGGTGTTTGAGGAGTGTGCTGTGGGAATGACCCTGTCTGAGCCCGGGGAAGCTGAGGACTCAGAGGAGACCACATCGGAGAAAGCTCAGATAATACCCAAGTGAGAGCGTACGCAGGCCTCGGACTGTTTCACTCTCCTGGAGAACTGTCTGGAATTCTGGTGCTGCATCCACTGATGTACTTTTTGAGTCGCAGTTACCGTTATCCTGTGCACAGTAACCTCCCTGTTACTAGCAGCAATTTGACCGGGCTAGAATGTATTTTATAATGTGTATAGAAGAATGAATATTGGTCACAAAACCATGAGACATGAATGCTACTGGATGTTACACCGAGTGGGGCTTAGTCTGTGTCCCAGTTGATAGACAAGGCAGCAATCAAAACAAACTACCTCTGAGACAAGTGGAGACCAGTGTCTGCTGGCACTAGAAGACGTTCTCGTTGTGTTGTGACGTTCCACGCTGATGTTCAGGAAATGATGGACAAGTACCGAGTAGACCTTTCAATATCCAGATTCATTtctcacacgtacatcgaaacattcagtgaaatgcaccatttgcgtCAACAACTGACACGGCCGAAGGATGTGCTGAGGACAGCCcataagtgttgccacacattccagcgccaacacGCCTGCCCACTGTGCTTGGCAGAACACAACAACAATGGCAAAGCAAGCCCGTTCCTTCCTCCCTcgctcccacccacacacacaggccTTTATCCCCAGGACAGACGATTATCTTATAGGCCTCACGAgttaatctgcagatgcaggaaataagtaaaaacacaaaatgctggcagaactcagcaggccagacagcatctacgggaggaggtagtgacgacgtttcaggccgaaaaccTCCATCACGAcaggagggtttcggcccgaaacgtcgtcactacctcctccaatGTAAGTGCGCTGGGGTTACAGGACTGTGTATGAGcactggggttacaggactgtgtatgagcactggggttacaggactgtgtatgtgctctggggttagaggactgtgtatgtgcactGGGGTTACGGGACTGTGTATGAGcactggggttacaggactgtgtatgagcactggggttacaggactgtgtatgtgctctggggttagaggactgtgtatgtgcactggggttacaggactgTGTATGAGCGCTGGGGTTACAGGACTGAGTATGAGcactggggttacaggactgtgtatgagcactggggttacaggactgtgtatgagcactggggttacaggactgAGTATGAGcactggggttacaggactgtgtatgagcactggggttacaggactgAGTATGAGcactggggttacaggactgtgtatgagcactggggttacaggactgtgtatgagcactggggttacaggactgtgtatgagcactggggttacaggactgTGTATGAGCGCTGGGGTTACAGGACTGTGTATGAGcactggggttacaggactgAGTATGAGcactggggttacaggactgtgtatgagcactggggttacaggactgAGTATGAGcactggggttacaggactgtgtatgagcactggggttacaggactgtgtatgtgctctggggttagaggactgtgtatgtgcactGGGGTTACGGGACTGTGTATGAGCGCTGGGGTTACAGGACTGTGTATGAGcactggggttacaggactgtgtatgtgctctggggttagaggactgtgtatgagcgctggggttacaggactgtgtatgtgcactggggttacaggactgAGTATGAGcactggggttacaggactgAGTATGAGcactggggttacaggactgtgtatgtgcactggggttacaggactgAGTATGAGcactggggttacaggactgtgtatgtgcactggggttacaggactgAGTATGAGcactggggttacaggactgtgtatgtgcactggggttacaggactgAGTATGAGCGCTGGGGTTACAGGACTGAGTATGAGcactggggttacaggactgtgtatgtgcactggggttacaggactgTGTATGAGCGCTGGGGTtacaggactgtgtatgtgcactggggttagaggactgtgtatgtgcactggggttacaggactgAGTATGAGcactggggttacaggactgtgtatgagcactggggttacaggactgAGTATGAGCACTGGGGTTACGGGACTGTGTATGAGcactggggttacaggactgAGTATGAGcactggggttacaggactgTGTATGAGCACTGGGGTTACGGGACTGTGTATGAGcactggggttacaggactgAGTATGTGcactggggttacaggactgAGTATGAGcactggggttacaggactgtgtatgtgcactggggttacaggactgAGTATGAGcactggggttacaggactgtgtatgtgcactggggttacaggactgAGTATGAGcactggggttacaggactgtgtatgtgcactggggttacaggactgAGTATGAGCGCTGGGGTTACAGGACTGAGTATGAGcactggggttacaggactgtgtatgtgcactggggttacaggactgTGTATGAGCGCTGGGGTtacaggactgtgtatgtgcactggggttagaggactgtgtatgtgcactggggttacaggactgAGTATGAGcactggggttacaggactgtgtatgagcactggggttacaggactgAGTATGAGcactggggttacaggactgAGTATGAGcactggggttacaggactgTGTATGAGCGCTGGGGTTACAGGACTGTGTATGAGcactggggttacaggactgAGTATGAGcactggggttacaggactgtgtatgagcactggggttacaggactgAGTATGAGcactggggttacaggactgtgtatgagcactggggttacaggactgtgtatgtgctctggggttagaggactgtgtatgtgcactGGGGTTACGGGACTGTGTATGAGCGCTGGGGTTACAGGACTGTGTATGAGcactggggttacaggactgtgtatgtgctctggggttagaggactgtgtatgagcgctggggttacaggactgtgtatgtgcactggggttagaggactgagtATGAgcactggggttagaggactgagtATGTgcactggggttagaggactgagtATGAgcactggggttagaggactcTGTATGTGcactggggttacaggactgtgtatgagcactggggttacaggactgtgtatgtgcactggggttacaggactgAGTATGAGcactggggttacaggactgAGTATGAGcactggggttacaggactgtgtatgtgcactggggttacaggactgAGTATGAGcactggggttacaggactgtgtatgtgcactggggttacaggactgAGTATGAGcactggggttacaggactgtgtatgtgcactggggttacaggactgAGTATGAGCGCTGGGGTTACAGGACTGAGTATGAGcactggggttacaggactgtgtatgtgcactggggttacaggactgTGTATGAGCGCTGGGGTtacaggactgtgtatgtgcactggggttagaggactgtgtatgtgcactggggttacaggactgAGTATGAGcactggggttacaggactgtgtatgagcactggggttacaggactgAGTATGAGCACTGGGGTTACGGGACTGTGTATGAGcactggggttacaggactgAGTATGAGcactggggttacaggactgTGTATGAGCACTGGGGTTACGGGACTGTGTATGAGcactggggttacaggactgAGTATGTGcactggggttacaggactgAGTATGAGcactggggttacaggactgtgtatgtgcactggggttacaggactgAGTATGAGcactggggttacaggactgtgtatgtgcactggggttacaggactgAGTATGAGcactggggttacaggactgtgtatgtgcactggggttacaggactgAGTATGAGCGCTGGGGTTACAGGACTGAGTATGAGcactggggttacaggactgtgtatgtgcactggggttacaggactgTGTATGAGCGCTGGGGTtacaggactgtgtatgtgcactggggttagaggactgtgtatgtgcactggggttacaggactgAGTATGAGcactggggttacaggactgtgtatgagcactggggttacaggactgAGTATGAGCACTGGGGTTACGGGACTGTGTATGAGcactggggttacaggactgAGTATGAGcactggggttacaggactgTGTATGAGCACTGGGGTTACGGGACTGTGTATGAGcactggggttacaggactgAGTATGTGcactggggttacaggactgtgtatgagcactggggttacaggactgtgtatgagcactggggttacaggactgtgtatgagcactggggttacaggactgAGTATGAGCACTGGGGTTACGGGACTGTGTATGAGcactggggttacaggactgAGTATGAGcactggggttacaggactgAGTATGAgcactggggttagaggactcTGTATGTgcactggggttagaggactgagtATGTGctctggggttagaggactgtgtatgtgcactGGGGTTACCGGACTGTGTATGTGcactggggttacaggactgtgtatgtgcactggggttagaggactgtgtatgtgcactggggttacaggactgAGTATGTgcactggggttagaggactgtgtatgtgcactggggttagaggactgtgtatgtgcacaggggttagaggactgtgtatgtgcactggggttagaggactgtgtatgtgcactggtgggagggagggagggaggaagggagcaACGGGGcctgttttgttgttgttttttgttgtttgttgttctgccaagcatcatGGGCACGCTGTGTTGGCACCACAATGCAGAGTGACTGTTGCAGTCTGCACCCAGCACACTCTCGTGCGTTGGTGGTTAacgcaagtgacacatttcattgtatgttttgatgtacacgtgataaataaatctgaattttgaatcctgaatcttagaccataagaatgaggccatttggcccatcaagtctgctaggccagctcatcatggctgatcgattTCCCACTCGGCCCCAATCTCCCACATTTCCCCattcccctcatgccctgactaagcaagaatctatcaagctctactTTGATCTTTTGTGTTTCTCCTCACTTACCACTTGCCCTGGAAAGCAGGCTCTTTCCGCCAGATTATTCTTCttctgccagtggtggtggagggctGGTGTGTAGTTAAACATTTCCCGGGTCTCAGTAACTTGATCAGAGCTCATCCACACTGAACATAAATTGGATAAGATCTTTGTCCGTGGGATATTTTATTAAAAACACACATGGCTTTTTTTTGTTTAATTCAGAATCTGATGGAAGATTCCCTGGACAGTACACTTTACCAAAATGAGTATGCTTTTTAAATACGCTTTGTCAGAAACTGTACTGCACCTACTGGTATTTACTGCCAAAAGTATACCATGTCCTCACAAATCAATCTCAGCTTGGCCAAGCTCCAAGGGGATCTAAATTGAACCTGGAATGTTCTGGATGGGACTTCGATGCCTTCACACATCTCCTGGGATCCATTCCttacaggcacagacacacactcctgaCAACAGCTCACATATGTACCGTAtatacacacatgcacgcacacacgcgtacacgcacacacagacacactcactcacacacactctcacacacacacacacagacacacttatagactcactcacacgcacacactcacagactcactcacacacacacacacacacacacacacacacacacacacacacacacacacacacacacacacacacaccccagtggacagggagggagacCATTAAAGGTTCAGAATCAGACTTATTGTCATCaaatttgttctgtggctgcagtacagtggACGAAGTAAAAATATTATAGCTTACTATAAGAGATATGtattaaaatttaaattaaattttaatatcatgattttaaatgttaaagattagctttatttgtcacatatactttGAAACATCGATACACAGagagaaatgtgtcatttacatcAGCGACTGACAGTCCGAGGGTGGGTTGAGGGCAGCCCGCGAGTGTTGCCAtgcaggaagaaaccagagcacccggtgg
This genomic window contains:
- the tmem72 gene encoding transmembrane protein 72, producing the protein MDAAGGWTVLERTCRILGIITAAVLLGVGIVTAVEGQFAKLAVYLLFAATVLAILESPYFIDIVLAHHCPYVFQTADSKVWSVWKKAVRPNGFQKFLTFVFLSVACFLHPVLIWHATIPGTMLIMSGLAYFVLNLRKRFQVKIKEGPGNRRCPQEYATAVVISEAAEMEQMYSFHHHSGKRSRALINHLQGIFRLGSERPPASEPTQNFPDRTATSPAGSFRSKGPVFEECAVGMTLSEPGEAEDSEETTSEKAQIIPK